TTGAAGGGTTGAAGGAAGAGCATTGGAATCGGGTGATGGATGTCAACGTCAAGGGGCTTTTCTTCTGCTGCCGGGCTGCAGCCGCCGAATTAAAAAAGCGGAGAGGCTGTATCGTCAACATTACGTCGGTCGCAGGATTGACGGGATTGGGCAGCTCGATTGCTTACGCCGCCTCGAAAGCCGCCGCCATCAGCGTAACGAAATCGCTGGCCCGCGTCATGGCCCCCGAAGTTCGGGTGAACAGCATTGCACCGGGGATTGTTCAAACCCGTTGGGTTGACGGGCAGGAGGAACATATCAAGCGGTTGGCGGAGGGAACTCCACTCGGCAGAATTGCAACTCCTGAGGATGTGGCGGAAGCAGCGTACTCTTTAATAGCCCATTCGCATTTCGTGACCGGTGAGGTCATCAAAGTGGACGGTGGAATGTTTATCTAGAATGAAGCGGTGGCGAGTTCCGCCGGATCGGCCTCACAAACCGTGGAAATAAACATACAGAATACACATCGAGGCTCTCCCGAGAGCCTCTTCTTTTTGGGGCGGGTGAACCGATCACTATAGCCAAATGTATTCAGTCTCCAATTGAAATGCCAGGTCATATTAGGTACTATTGGTATTAGCATATTTCGCCTTGATCGCATATTGTTATGGAAATATTGTAAGCGAATACAAGATTTCAACTTAGAGCTGAGGATGGGTCTGCTATGCCATATATCAAATGGTTCCCCAAAGCAGTTATGTTTATAAGAAATATGAGGCTGCAAAACAAATTGATGGCAAGTTTTCTGTTTACCTGCGTCGTTCCGCTGTTGGTGGTGAGCACCATTATCTACCAACAGTGGGTTACGGGTTTGGAGGAATCCTCTCAAGAATTTGCTGCGCTCTACACTTCTCAGATCGAGGCTTCATTAAACAATTTCATGAAAGAATATGAAAAGGTGACCAAGTCGGTATTGGTCGACAACGATGTTATTTTCAAGCTTGGCGAAACGCGAGAGCTGACCATGGACGAGCTGATTACTCAGAAGGTTACCGTGCAGAAGTTATTGATGAGGGTTGCTTTATTGAAACCGGAAATTGTCAATTTGATGTTGATAGGCCGCGATAATAGCATTTACCAGTACAGCAATACTACCGCTTCGGCAAATT
The window above is part of the Paenibacillus hamazuiensis genome. Proteins encoded here:
- a CDS encoding SDR family NAD(P)-dependent oxidoreductase, translating into MKGNAAVITGSATGIGKAIALRLAREGVHITINYSKSENEALETQEEIEALGVKCLLVKAAVSDDFQVRQMIKETVDTFGRLDILVNNAGVTDFVNHDDLEGLKEEHWNRVMDVNVKGLFFCCRAAAAELKKRRGCIVNITSVAGLTGLGSSIAYAASKAAAISVTKSLARVMAPEVRVNSIAPGIVQTRWVDGQEEHIKRLAEGTPLGRIATPEDVAEAAYSLIAHSHFVTGEVIKVDGGMFI